Below is a window of Halococcus salsus DNA.
GCCCTGGCAGCGGCTGCGTGCCCTGAGGTCCGCACGAGAACCTCGCCGGCACCGCGCCGAGCGCCGTGGGGCATTAGATAGTCGTGGTCGTCACTGAGCTCGATACCCGCTTGGTCACACAGCCGCTGGAGGACGTGTCGCCCAGCACCGGTCGTCATCGACGGTGGTGTGATATCGAATTCGGTGCAGATCTCGATCTGCGAGCGGTCCGTGTGCATCTCTTCGATCTCGGTTTCAGTGTACCCGCGGGAGGTCAGTCCATCGGTCAAACACTCCGAGAGCGTCGGGCGATGGAACGAGGGGAACACCGGCCAGTTCTCGCTCGGCGCGTCGAGGACCTTCTGGTACATCTGTAGCGGATGGAGTACCGGCTCGGGGAGCCCCCGATCGTCGAGACGCTGCTTTTTGGCGAACACCGTCGCATAGCGATCTTCGAGGTGGACATCCTCCCAGTAGAGCCCTTGGCGACGCTCGTCGCTCCGATCACGGAGGACCTCCGCGCCCCGGACTCCGGAGTACGAGAGGAGATACACCAACGCGCGGTCGCGGCAGGCCTTGATCGCTGCTTCACGGTCCTCACCGATTTCATTGATCGCGGTGCTGGCCTGCTCGTCGACGAACGCGGTGAGCTGTTGGCGATCCTCAACGGACCAGGCCTGCTGGTCACCACTCTTGTGACCGCCGTCGTCGGGAATAGGCTCGGTGGCG
It encodes the following:
- a CDS encoding tyrosine-type recombinase/integrase translates to MEARSVVRIDAVVGDFLTDKGKGQRGESGNYRQDAGRELGRFVDFLADHEDVVTTFEELDSGHLREYARHLARQGWTGGTVRTYYAYVSAFCGWAVREGHLAENVAQRRNATEPIPDDGGHKSGDQQAWSVEDRQQLTAFVDEQASTAINEIGEDREAAIKACRDRALVYLLSYSGVRGAEVLRDRSDERRQGLYWEDVHLEDRYATVFAKKQRLDDRGLPEPVLHPLQMYQKVLDAPSENWPVFPSFHRPTLSECLTDGLTSRGYTETEIEEMHTDRSQIEICTEFDITPPSMTTGAGRHVLQRLCDQAGIELSDDHDYLMPHGARRGAGEVLVRTSGHAAAARALDNSEEVVREHYSHIEAGELADQMTNAFEEADQQG